Proteins co-encoded in one Ponticoccus alexandrii genomic window:
- the ccoP gene encoding cytochrome-c oxidase, cbb3-type subunit III produces MSDKKQDDLDYETTGHEWDGIREYNKPLPKWWLWTFYATIVWGVGYTIAYPAWPMVSGATAGVLGYSTRAEVAEEIARVEEANGPVNEKLASVELAAIQDDPELLSYAGNAGGAVFRSWCAQCHGSGAAGSSQTGWAAGYPNLLDDDWLWGGSIEAIHQTIRHGIRNETDPDARFSQMPAFGRDELLSSEEVDQVVNHVMVLSGQEPFDPAGAEAGAEVFAINCTSCHGDDGTGDRDQGAPNLTDAIWLYGGDFASIRESVWNARYGVMPSWSDRLSEAEIRAVATYVHSLGGGEASEAE; encoded by the coding sequence ATGAGCGACAAGAAACAGGACGACCTGGACTATGAGACCACCGGACACGAGTGGGACGGCATCCGGGAATACAACAAGCCGTTGCCCAAGTGGTGGCTCTGGACCTTCTACGCGACCATCGTCTGGGGCGTAGGCTACACCATCGCCTACCCGGCCTGGCCCATGGTCAGCGGCGCGACCGCCGGTGTGCTGGGCTATTCCACCCGCGCCGAGGTCGCCGAGGAAATCGCCCGCGTCGAAGAGGCCAACGGCCCGGTCAACGAAAAGCTCGCCTCTGTCGAACTGGCTGCAATCCAGGACGACCCCGAGCTTCTGAGCTATGCGGGCAATGCCGGGGGTGCCGTGTTCCGGTCGTGGTGCGCGCAATGCCACGGCTCTGGCGCGGCGGGTTCCAGCCAGACCGGATGGGCGGCGGGCTACCCGAACCTGCTGGATGACGACTGGCTCTGGGGTGGCTCGATCGAGGCGATCCACCAGACCATCCGCCACGGTATCCGCAACGAGACGGACCCGGACGCGCGGTTCTCGCAGATGCCCGCCTTTGGCCGGGACGAGCTGCTGAGCAGCGAAGAGGTCGATCAGGTCGTGAACCACGTCATGGTCCTGTCGGGGCAAGAGCCGTTCGACCCCGCCGGGGCCGAAGCCGGGGCTGAGGTCTTCGCCATCAACTGCACCTCTTGCCATGGCGACGACGGCACCGGCGACCGCGATCAGGGCGCCCCGAACCTGACCGATGCAATCTGGCTGTACGGCGGAGACTTCGCCTCTATCCGCGAGTCGGTCTGGAATGCGCGCTACGGCGTGATGCCCTCGTGGTCGGATCGCCTGTCCGAGGCAGAGATCCGCGCCGTGGCGACCTATGTCCACAGCCTTGGCGGCGGCGAGGCCTCCGAAGCGGAATGA
- a CDS encoding LysR family transcriptional regulator, which yields MDWTTLPSLSALRAFSAYAESRSVAKAGVALNVSHAAISQHLRTLESDLGVALLDRSGRHMELTTEGETLARAVLDGFGQIATTVEALTGADATRPLQISTTPTFASAWLMPRLSQFREKHPEISLTIDPSATVQPLDPGGIDVALRYGRGDWPGLDADLLVRSPIVVVAAPTLVGTREISSPADLREYHWLQELGTNEATEWFAQHGVDRDAGRGYASLPGNLMLEAARAGQGIAITAGVFVEQDVTAGRLRILFEDTRKKGYFLVTRPGVQRPPLKAFTTWLRREARR from the coding sequence ATGGATTGGACGACCCTGCCCTCTCTATCCGCCCTTCGCGCCTTTTCTGCCTACGCGGAAAGCCGTTCGGTGGCCAAGGCCGGGGTCGCCCTGAATGTCAGTCACGCTGCCATCAGCCAACACCTTCGGACGCTGGAAAGCGATCTTGGCGTGGCGCTGCTGGACCGCAGCGGGCGCCACATGGAACTGACCACGGAGGGTGAAACACTGGCGCGTGCCGTGCTGGACGGTTTTGGCCAGATCGCCACCACCGTCGAGGCTCTGACCGGGGCGGACGCCACGCGACCGCTTCAGATCTCGACCACGCCGACCTTCGCCTCGGCCTGGCTGATGCCGCGTCTCAGCCAGTTCCGAGAGAAACACCCCGAGATCAGCCTGACCATCGACCCCTCGGCCACCGTCCAGCCTTTGGACCCCGGCGGCATCGACGTCGCGCTCCGCTACGGCCGTGGCGACTGGCCGGGGCTGGACGCGGACCTGCTGGTGCGCTCTCCGATCGTAGTGGTCGCGGCCCCGACGCTCGTCGGCACGCGCGAGATTTCCAGCCCCGCCGATCTGCGTGAGTATCACTGGCTTCAGGAACTGGGCACCAACGAGGCCACCGAATGGTTCGCTCAGCACGGCGTCGACCGCGATGCGGGTCGGGGCTATGCCTCTCTCCCCGGCAACCTGATGCTGGAGGCCGCCCGCGCCGGACAGGGAATCGCCATCACCGCGGGCGTCTTCGTTGAACAGGACGTTACGGCCGGACGGCTGAGAATCCTCTTCGAAGACACCAGGAAGAAAGGCTATTTCCTCGTCACCCGTCCCGGAGTGCAGCGCCCCCCGCTGAAGGCCTTCACCACATGGCTGCGGAGAGAGGCCCGCCGTTGA
- the ccoO gene encoding cytochrome-c oxidase, cbb3-type subunit II: MADNPKITDPAKDPKVDQLGDGIPNELPHQSWVFKHHSKLERNVTLLAVLAFLTVTIGGLVQIVPLFYLENTIEDVEGMRPYTPLELAGREVYLREGCYVCHSQMIRPMRDEVERYGHYSLAVESKYDHPFQWGSKRTGPDLARVGGRYSDEWHVDHLRNPQSVVPESVMPKYGFLEDTLLDGRYIGDLLRTNAMVGVPYTDEMIAEAQRDFVAQADPDSDYYDGLVERYGEVNIRNFDGAPGVSEADALIAYLQMLGTLVDFSTFTPDASR; encoded by the coding sequence ATGGCTGATAACCCGAAAATCACCGATCCCGCCAAAGATCCCAAGGTCGACCAGCTGGGCGACGGCATCCCCAACGAGCTGCCGCACCAGTCGTGGGTCTTCAAACACCACTCCAAGCTGGAGCGGAACGTCACGCTGCTGGCGGTGCTGGCCTTCCTGACCGTAACCATCGGCGGGCTGGTGCAGATCGTGCCGCTCTTCTACCTCGAGAACACCATCGAGGACGTCGAGGGCATGCGTCCCTACACGCCGCTGGAACTGGCGGGCCGCGAGGTCTACCTGCGCGAGGGCTGCTACGTCTGCCACAGCCAGATGATCCGACCCATGCGCGACGAGGTCGAACGCTACGGCCACTACTCGCTGGCGGTCGAATCCAAGTACGACCACCCGTTCCAGTGGGGCTCGAAGCGTACCGGCCCGGATCTGGCCCGCGTCGGCGGCCGTTACTCGGACGAATGGCACGTCGACCACCTGCGCAACCCGCAGTCCGTGGTGCCTGAATCGGTGATGCCCAAGTACGGCTTCCTCGAGGATACGCTGCTTGATGGCCGCTACATCGGCGACCTGCTGCGCACGAATGCCATGGTCGGCGTGCCATACACCGACGAGATGATCGCCGAGGCGCAGCGGGACTTTGTCGCGCAGGCCGACCCGGACAGCGATTACTACGATGGGCTGGTGGAGCGCTACGGAGAGGTCAACATCCGCAACTTCGACGGGGCACCCGGTGTCTCGGAGGCGGATGCGCTGATCGCCTACCTGCAAATGCTGGGCACGCTGGTCGACTTCTCGACCTTCACGCCCGACGCCAGCCGGTAA
- a CDS encoding MarR family winged helix-turn-helix transcriptional regulator, with translation MNLDMHPDLPISATLEVRDRCLCFRAQRAARALARRFDAALKPFGLSNGQFSILMAINRPEAPRISELAPFLAMDRTTLTAALKVLERRGLAETSPDPDDRRGRRLHLTRAGQELLIAALPVWRDTHDALDADLVRNEIDVETLARALLCLA, from the coding sequence ATGAATCTGGATATGCACCCCGATCTGCCGATTTCCGCCACCCTCGAGGTGCGCGACCGATGCCTGTGTTTCCGGGCGCAACGCGCGGCGCGGGCCTTGGCGCGGCGCTTCGATGCGGCGCTGAAGCCCTTCGGCTTGTCGAACGGGCAGTTCTCTATCCTGATGGCGATAAACCGGCCAGAGGCGCCGCGCATATCGGAGCTTGCGCCCTTCCTCGCCATGGACCGCACGACGCTAACCGCTGCGCTGAAGGTGCTTGAGCGGCGCGGACTGGCCGAGACCAGCCCCGATCCCGACGACAGGCGCGGGCGGCGGCTGCATCTGACCCGCGCGGGGCAAGAACTGCTGATCGCGGCCCTGCCGGTCTGGCGCGACACGCATGATGCGCTCGACGCCGATCTTGTGAGGAATGAGATCGACGTCGAGACGCTGGCGAGGGCTCTCCTCTGCCTCGCCTGA
- a CDS encoding PhzF family phenazine biosynthesis protein, translating into MAVSLPDRLPFQTWDVFTDTRFAGNPLAIVDQADGLDPARMQVLAREFNLSETIFVQAPDDPRHSAKVRIFFPTAEIPFAGHPTIGCAIFLATRATPEGDFETEVTLEEQAGLVPVRVWRRGASVQAEFVAPVLPHAPAQGAVPESADLARACGLAPEQVGFGRHAPGLWQGGPAFLYIPVADPDALAMARPQEPAWSDALQATGVDSAYLYTPQGGGYRARMFSPTAGIPEDPATGSASAILAAQLLASGALPEGETRIALQQGVEMGRPSRIGLTVVVKAGAVVQVRVAGSAVPVSEGRIALPDRP; encoded by the coding sequence ATGGCGGTGTCTTTGCCTGACCGCCTGCCCTTCCAGACATGGGATGTCTTCACCGACACGCGCTTCGCGGGCAATCCGCTGGCGATCGTCGATCAGGCGGACGGACTGGACCCGGCGCGGATGCAGGTGCTGGCGCGCGAATTCAACCTGTCCGAAACAATCTTCGTGCAGGCCCCGGACGATCCCCGCCATAGCGCCAAGGTGCGCATCTTCTTTCCTACTGCCGAAATCCCCTTTGCCGGGCACCCGACCATCGGCTGCGCGATCTTCCTTGCCACCCGCGCCACGCCCGAGGGCGATTTCGAGACAGAGGTGACGCTGGAAGAGCAGGCCGGTCTGGTGCCGGTGCGGGTCTGGCGCCGGGGTGCATCGGTGCAGGCGGAATTCGTGGCACCGGTGCTGCCGCATGCCCCGGCGCAGGGCGCGGTTCCCGAATCGGCGGATCTTGCGCGCGCCTGCGGTCTGGCGCCGGAACAAGTCGGCTTTGGTCGCCATGCGCCGGGGCTGTGGCAGGGCGGCCCCGCCTTCCTTTACATCCCCGTCGCCGATCCGGACGCGCTGGCCATGGCCCGCCCGCAGGAACCGGCATGGTCCGACGCGCTGCAGGCTACCGGTGTGGACAGCGCGTATCTTTATACCCCGCAGGGGGGCGGTTATCGGGCGCGCATGTTCTCTCCGACCGCCGGTATCCCCGAAGACCCGGCGACCGGCTCTGCCTCGGCCATCCTCGCGGCGCAGCTTCTGGCCAGCGGCGCCCTTCCCGAGGGCGAAACGCGGATCGCCTTGCAGCAGGGCGTCGAGATGGGGCGCCCCTCGCGCATCGGCCTGACCGTTGTGGTCAAGGCGGGCGCAGTTGTGCAGGTGCGCGTGGCGGGCAGCGCCGTTCCGGTCAGCGAAGGCCGGATCGCGCTGCCGGATCGGCCCTGA
- a CDS encoding GGDEF domain-containing protein produces the protein MTSSDYGLPDQPDAMERLCASLCNHANDAVVLTDSDRRILWCNRAFEELTGYTLAELAGRDKDALYDAAGETALTGPRYGGPSGSGLFPLRLRRKDGASIATEMATWPWAVPDGRLAGHFAICRDTTEEDRQRLARDSFVAILTDQRLDERTKIEAILALACDYFKMPVALVCALEGQTMSVVHAKSSLMTVSPGTRFDLGQSICSTTLAVDGPHNFANTVEIGENPTFLSYGLRSYIGKKLSVGGHTFGTLSLCSPLDRPHFTRQDSAMITLLASGVEQLLATEMRIQALESAATQDWLTGASTSRQFRQHLEDTFAQVRRNAATASLILFDVDHFKSINDQFGHDMGDRALTEIACRARRVIGPNRKLYRVGGEEFAVILAGSGADSAAIMAERLRKKVSEQQFNDDLPLITASFGVAELDEDLGSADAWLKCADISLYASKNNGRNRVTSNRSISGIDLPDEVSQALGPRQRPGSKRPLRV, from the coding sequence ATGACCTCTTCGGATTACGGATTGCCCGACCAGCCAGACGCCATGGAAAGGCTGTGCGCGAGCCTTTGCAACCATGCCAACGACGCGGTGGTGCTGACCGACTCCGACCGCCGGATCCTGTGGTGCAACCGGGCCTTCGAAGAACTCACCGGCTACACGCTGGCAGAGTTGGCGGGGCGCGATAAGGATGCGCTTTATGACGCCGCGGGCGAAACCGCCCTGACCGGGCCGCGCTATGGCGGGCCGTCGGGCAGCGGTCTGTTCCCGTTGCGTCTGCGGCGCAAGGACGGCGCCTCCATCGCGACAGAAATGGCGACCTGGCCCTGGGCTGTGCCCGACGGACGGCTCGCCGGACATTTCGCCATCTGCCGCGACACCACCGAGGAAGACCGTCAGCGTCTGGCGCGCGACAGCTTTGTCGCGATCCTCACCGATCAGCGGCTGGACGAGCGGACGAAGATCGAGGCGATCCTCGCGCTGGCCTGCGACTACTTCAAGATGCCCGTTGCACTGGTCTGCGCGCTGGAAGGCCAGACGATGAGCGTCGTTCACGCCAAGTCCTCTCTGATGACGGTCTCTCCCGGCACCCGCTTCGACCTTGGCCAGAGCATCTGCAGCACGACGCTGGCCGTGGACGGGCCGCATAACTTCGCCAATACGGTCGAGATCGGCGAGAACCCGACCTTCCTGTCCTACGGGCTGCGGTCCTACATCGGCAAGAAGCTGTCCGTCGGCGGCCATACCTTCGGCACGCTCAGCCTGTGCAGCCCGCTGGACCGCCCGCATTTCACGCGACAGGATTCGGCGATGATCACGCTCTTGGCCTCGGGGGTCGAGCAGCTACTGGCGACGGAGATGCGGATTCAGGCGCTGGAATCCGCCGCAACGCAGGACTGGCTGACCGGCGCCAGCACCAGCCGCCAGTTCCGCCAGCATCTGGAAGACACCTTTGCGCAGGTGCGGCGCAACGCGGCGACCGCCAGCCTGATCCTCTTCGACGTGGATCACTTCAAGTCGATCAACGACCAGTTCGGCCACGATATGGGCGACCGCGCCCTGACGGAAATCGCCTGCCGCGCCCGCCGCGTCATCGGCCCGAACCGCAAGCTCTACCGTGTCGGCGGAGAGGAGTTTGCCGTGATCCTGGCAGGCTCTGGCGCCGACAGTGCCGCAATCATGGCCGAACGCCTACGCAAGAAGGTGTCAGAGCAGCAATTTAACGACGACCTGCCGCTGATCACCGCAAGTTTCGGCGTCGCCGAACTGGACGAGGATCTGGGCAGCGCCGACGCATGGCTGAAATGCGCGGACATCTCGCTGTATGCCTCCAAGAACAACGGGCGCAACCGGGTGACCAGCAACCGGTCGATCTCTGGTATCGACCTGCCGGACGAGGTTTCGCAGGCGCTTGGGCCCCGGCAGAGGCCCGGGTCGAAACGTCCTTTGCGGGTTTGA
- a CDS encoding universal stress protein, translating to MTYKSVLTALTDTGLLDSTLSQSAAFAQGHDAHLEVICLGVDRTQTGYYYAGANAMVLQETLTRANAEAEELAGLARDRLQRENLRWAVDHRVAQLADIGRHIAAHARFADLVVLPQPYGKDRGIELEPVTEGALFEGQVPVMIVPDAVTMKPQPERVVIAWNESREAMRAVRAALPLLTQAKAVHVVVIDPPQHGPSRSDPGGLLSQFLARHGVRPKVDVLSKTMPRVADVLLRHVTDIDADLVVMGAYGHSRFREAILGGATRSMLEQTQVPVLMAH from the coding sequence ATGACATACAAGAGCGTACTGACCGCGCTGACCGACACCGGCCTGCTGGACAGCACCCTAAGCCAATCCGCAGCTTTTGCCCAAGGCCACGACGCGCATCTCGAGGTCATATGCCTCGGCGTCGACCGGACCCAGACCGGCTACTATTACGCTGGTGCCAACGCCATGGTTCTTCAGGAAACCCTGACCCGTGCGAACGCCGAGGCAGAAGAGCTGGCAGGTCTTGCAAGGGACCGGCTGCAACGGGAGAACCTGCGCTGGGCGGTGGATCACCGCGTCGCGCAGCTTGCCGACATCGGGCGTCATATCGCAGCGCATGCGCGGTTCGCCGACCTCGTGGTGCTGCCGCAGCCCTACGGCAAGGATCGCGGCATAGAGTTGGAGCCGGTGACAGAGGGCGCGCTGTTCGAAGGACAGGTGCCGGTGATGATCGTGCCCGATGCCGTCACGATGAAGCCGCAGCCCGAGCGCGTCGTGATCGCGTGGAACGAAAGCCGCGAAGCGATGCGCGCGGTGCGAGCCGCGCTGCCGCTGTTGACGCAGGCCAAGGCGGTGCATGTGGTCGTCATCGACCCGCCCCAGCACGGGCCGAGCCGCTCCGACCCCGGCGGGCTTCTGTCCCAGTTTCTGGCCAGGCACGGCGTGCGGCCCAAGGTCGATGTCCTCTCCAAGACCATGCCGCGAGTCGCGGATGTGCTGCTGCGCCACGTCACGGATATCGATGCGGATCTGGTGGTCATGGGGGCTTATGGCCATTCCCGGTTCCGCGAGGCGATCCTTGGCGGCGCCACCCGCTCGATGTTGGAACAGACTCAGGTCCCGGTGCTGATGGCGCACTGA
- the ccoN gene encoding cytochrome-c oxidase, cbb3-type subunit I, with protein MLNYLKLIVLGLIAIFAMIAANYARDVAYMVHAIIILLISAGMFVWVLRNTDEPAPLPANQNEYMDGVIRYGVVATAFWGVVGFLAGTFIAAQLAFPVLNFDWAEGYANFGRLRPLHTSAVIFAFGGNALICTSFYVVQRTSAARLWGGNLAWFVFWGYNLFIVLAATGYLLGSTHAKEYAEPEWYVDWWLTIVWLAYLAVFVGTIVKRKEPHIYVANWFFLAFILTVAMLHVFNNLAIPVSIWGSKSVQVFSGVQDAMVQWWYGHNAVGFFLTAGFLGMMYYFVPKQADRPVFSYKLSIIHFWALIFLYIWAGPHHLHYTALPDWAATLGMVFSVILWMPSWGGMINGLMTLSGAWDKLRTDPVLRMFVISLGFYGMSTFEGPMMSIRAVNSLSHYTDWTIGHVHSGALGWNGMITFGCLYFLTPKLWNRQGLYSQSMVSWHFWLATIGIIFYAASMWVTGIMEGLMWREVDANGFLVNSFADTVSAKFPMYVVRALGGLLYVAGGLIMCYNLWMTVKRAPALEASAATAHATPAE; from the coding sequence ATGTTGAATTATCTCAAGCTCATCGTGCTTGGCCTGATCGCGATTTTCGCGATGATCGCGGCCAACTATGCACGCGATGTTGCTTACATGGTCCATGCGATCATCATCCTGCTGATCTCCGCAGGGATGTTCGTCTGGGTCCTGCGCAACACGGATGAACCGGCGCCCCTGCCGGCCAATCAGAACGAATACATGGACGGGGTGATCCGCTACGGCGTCGTGGCCACCGCATTCTGGGGAGTCGTCGGCTTTCTCGCCGGCACGTTCATCGCCGCGCAGCTGGCCTTTCCGGTGCTCAACTTCGATTGGGCCGAGGGCTATGCCAACTTCGGGCGGCTGCGACCCCTGCACACCTCGGCGGTGATCTTCGCCTTCGGGGGCAACGCGCTGATCTGCACCTCGTTCTACGTCGTGCAGCGCACCAGCGCGGCGCGGCTCTGGGGCGGCAACCTCGCGTGGTTCGTGTTCTGGGGCTACAACCTGTTCATCGTCCTTGCGGCGACCGGCTACCTGCTGGGGTCCACCCACGCCAAGGAATACGCAGAGCCCGAGTGGTACGTCGACTGGTGGCTGACCATCGTCTGGCTGGCCTACCTGGCCGTCTTCGTCGGCACCATCGTGAAGCGCAAGGAGCCGCACATCTACGTGGCCAACTGGTTCTTCCTCGCCTTCATCCTGACCGTCGCCATGCTGCATGTGTTCAACAACCTCGCCATCCCGGTCTCGATCTGGGGGTCGAAGTCGGTGCAGGTCTTCTCGGGTGTGCAGGACGCCATGGTGCAGTGGTGGTACGGCCATAACGCCGTGGGCTTCTTCCTGACCGCCGGTTTCCTCGGGATGATGTACTACTTCGTGCCGAAGCAGGCCGACCGACCGGTCTTCAGCTACAAGCTGTCGATCATCCACTTCTGGGCGCTGATCTTCCTGTATATCTGGGCCGGTCCGCACCACCTGCACTACACCGCGCTGCCGGACTGGGCCGCGACGCTGGGCATGGTGTTCTCGGTCATCCTCTGGATGCCGTCCTGGGGTGGCATGATCAACGGCCTGATGACGCTGTCGGGGGCATGGGACAAGCTGCGCACCGACCCGGTTCTGCGGATGTTCGTGATCTCGCTGGGCTTCTACGGCATGTCGACCTTCGAAGGCCCGATGATGTCGATCCGCGCGGTCAACTCGCTGTCGCACTACACCGACTGGACCATCGGTCACGTCCACTCCGGCGCGCTTGGCTGGAACGGCATGATCACCTTCGGCTGCCTCTACTTCCTGACGCCCAAGCTGTGGAACCGTCAGGGCCTCTACTCGCAGTCCATGGTGTCCTGGCACTTCTGGCTCGCCACCATCGGCATCATCTTCTACGCGGCCTCCATGTGGGTGACCGGCATCATGGAAGGCCTGATGTGGCGCGAAGTAGATGCCAACGGCTTCCTCGTGAACAGCTTCGCCGACACGGTCAGCGCCAAGTTCCCGATGTACGTGGTGCGCGCCCTTGGCGGTCTGCTCTACGTCGCTGGCGGCCTGATCATGTGCTACAACCTGTGGATGACGGTGAAACGCGCCCCGGCCCTAGAGGCCAGCGCCGCGACCGCCCATGCCACCCCGGCCGAATAA
- a CDS encoding CcoQ/FixQ family Cbb3-type cytochrome c oxidase assembly chaperone: MEHYSFLRQLADSWGLLVMFLIFVGIIFWAFRPGSRKTHEDTANIPFRHEDRPAALEEDGK, from the coding sequence ATGGAGCACTACAGCTTTCTGAGACAACTGGCGGACAGCTGGGGCCTGCTGGTCATGTTCCTGATCTTCGTGGGCATCATCTTCTGGGCCTTTCGGCCCGGAAGCCGCAAGACCCACGAGGACACGGCCAACATCCCCTTCCGCCACGAAGATCGACCCGCCGCACTTGAGGAGGACGGGAAATGA
- the fnrL gene encoding transcriptional regulator FnrL, which yields MLNERNLAAHQDCESCPIRHRAVCARCETNELERLEEIKYYRKFEAGQTVIWSGDRMEFVGSVVSGIATLTQTMEDGRRQMVGLLLPSDFVGRPGRGTAAYDVVATTDLVMCCFRKTPFEDMMQKTPHIAQRLLEMTLDELDAAREWMLVLGRKTAREKIASLLSIIARRDATLNLRGTEGPLAFDLPLTREAMADYLGLTLETVSRQISALKRDGVIVLQGKRHVTVPDMSLLLEEAGDDADGGVFA from the coding sequence ATGCTGAACGAACGAAACCTTGCCGCGCACCAGGATTGCGAAAGCTGCCCGATCCGGCATCGCGCCGTCTGTGCACGCTGCGAAACCAACGAGCTCGAACGTCTGGAAGAGATCAAGTATTACCGCAAGTTCGAGGCCGGGCAGACGGTGATCTGGTCCGGCGACCGGATGGAGTTCGTTGGATCTGTCGTGTCCGGCATCGCCACCCTGACCCAGACGATGGAGGACGGGCGCAGGCAGATGGTGGGCCTGTTGCTGCCCTCGGATTTCGTCGGGCGCCCGGGCCGCGGGACCGCCGCCTATGATGTCGTTGCGACCACCGATCTGGTGATGTGCTGTTTCCGCAAGACGCCCTTCGAAGACATGATGCAGAAGACGCCGCACATCGCGCAACGCCTGCTGGAAATGACGCTGGACGAACTGGATGCCGCGCGGGAATGGATGCTGGTGCTGGGCCGCAAGACGGCGCGCGAGAAGATCGCCTCGCTGCTGTCGATCATCGCGCGGCGCGATGCCACGCTGAACCTGCGCGGCACTGAGGGACCGCTGGCCTTCGATCTGCCGCTGACGCGCGAAGCCATGGCCGATTACCTCGGTCTGACGCTGGAGACGGTCAGCCGCCAGATCTCGGCGCTGAAGCGGGACGGCGTGATCGTGTTGCAGGGCAAGCGCCACGTCACGGTGCCGGACATGTCCCTGCTTCTGGAAGAGGCCGGCGACGACGCGGATGGCGGTGTCTTTGCCTGA
- a CDS encoding DUF1428 domain-containing protein, with translation MSYVQGFVAAVPEANKQAYIDSAEEAWPLFEEYGALAHWECWEEDVPEGEVTSFPMAVKREPGEKIVFAWVVWRDKAAVDACHASMATDKRWERLSMPFDGKRMIFGGFSPVFVAES, from the coding sequence ATGTCCTACGTACAGGGTTTCGTCGCTGCCGTGCCAGAGGCCAACAAGCAGGCCTATATCGACAGCGCCGAAGAGGCCTGGCCGCTGTTCGAGGAATACGGCGCGCTGGCGCATTGGGAGTGTTGGGAAGAGGATGTGCCCGAGGGCGAGGTGACCTCTTTCCCGATGGCGGTAAAGCGCGAACCCGGCGAGAAGATCGTGTTTGCCTGGGTGGTCTGGCGGGACAAGGCGGCGGTCGATGCCTGTCATGCCAGCATGGCGACGGACAAGCGTTGGGAGAGGCTGTCGATGCCCTTCGACGGCAAGCGCATGATCTTTGGCGGGTTCTCTCCGGTCTTCGTGGCGGAATCCTGA